A genomic segment from Parolsenella catena encodes:
- a CDS encoding Bax inhibitor-1 family protein: MFDNENLNRGIEPFEPVATETRVSTGRRLSLRGYSLALTGFVLVGFLVMGGCASLFSSPAFLMGVVDHYLGIAVLSFVASIAGIVMMGSGKKRQAVGLSLLGYAVFVLSFGFTTSTILLSYTATTISTAFLATAGIVVVFACLGVAMPRVFEKIQGVLTGALLALIVVQLVMLFLGVSQTWIDFVVIVVFCGFIGYDFHKAMYDEPTLVNAVYNASELFLDIINVFVRVLSILGNRD; encoded by the coding sequence ATGTTTGACAACGAGAACCTCAACCGCGGCATCGAGCCGTTCGAGCCCGTGGCGACCGAGACGCGCGTCTCCACGGGCAGGCGGCTGTCGCTTCGCGGCTACAGCCTGGCGCTCACGGGATTCGTCCTCGTGGGCTTCCTCGTGATGGGCGGGTGCGCGAGCCTGTTCTCGAGCCCGGCGTTTCTCATGGGCGTGGTCGACCACTACCTGGGCATTGCCGTGCTGAGCTTCGTGGCCTCCATCGCGGGCATCGTGATGATGGGCTCGGGCAAGAAGCGCCAGGCCGTGGGGCTGTCGCTTTTGGGATACGCCGTGTTCGTGCTGTCGTTTGGCTTCACGACGTCGACGATCCTGCTGAGCTACACGGCCACGACGATCAGCACGGCGTTTCTGGCCACGGCGGGCATTGTGGTGGTGTTCGCGTGCCTGGGCGTGGCGATGCCGCGGGTGTTCGAGAAGATCCAGGGCGTGCTCACGGGGGCGCTTCTCGCGCTCATCGTGGTGCAGCTCGTGATGCTGTTCCTGGGCGTGAGCCAGACGTGGATCGACTTCGTGGTCATCGTGGTGTTCTGCGGGTTCATCGGCTACGACTTCCACAAGGCGATGTACGACGAGCCCACGCTCGTGAACGCCGTGTACAACGCCTCCGAGCTGTTCCTGGACATCATCAACGTGTTCGTGCGCGTGCTGTCGATCCTGGGCAACAGGGACTAG